The genomic region tatgtaaaaataacaatatcatgataaaaaataattaacatgACTTTCATATTTAAGCATCACTGCACagttcaaaacacacacacctgaaaaactttaaaaaaaataattgctgCACAACCAGTAAATTTCTAAGCTAATGTTCAggaaaagtatttcctgttcAGTGTTCAGGTTGGACTTTTCCAGAGAAAATCTAAACGAGCCAGCAGAGAGCCTGTATCAGACTGATGGATGATCCACAGTAGACGTGCACAGAGGAAACTCTCCACACTGTGGACCTACCTCTGGATGCACTCACTCAAATTCAGTCCAGTAACTGATTCTGAGTTCAAACATTGACCTGAACAGAAAAGTGACTGTGGTCAGAAAACTAATGCTGCAGGGATCTGCTGCTCTCCAACACAACtttaaacaaagaagaaaactgtgacaaatcaaaaaaccaaaaataacaTAAAGTTTCTCACCCCAAACTCTGGTAACGCGCACAGTAGATGCCTCATGAATGACTTCACAGCTGAACGCAGACAGGTCAGACCTTAAAACCTCCACATGGTCTCTCCTCTGGAAGGTTTCATCGTGATTTGGAAGAACTCCCGAGCTCGTCAGGCCGTCGTCTGCAGTCAGGACACGACCGTTCCTTCTGATCCTCACTGTGAGCTCTGCTGGGTAGAAGCCTGTGGCGAGGCAGGTCAGGATGAGGTTTGCATCCACTCTGGAGGTCTTTGCATACAGGGACACCTCGGGTGGAGCTGGAGGAGAAAATGTAAAGAGTATGTATCTCCTCAGCTATCACTGCAAACAGGAACCATTCAGGTTTTCTTTGACGACTGAGCACAGCTGTGGCAGACTTGTGGCATGCTGACGTTTAGTTTGTGGCTTCCACACAAAATGCTTTCACATCTGTAGTCTCACATCTGGAGCTGAATGTAACTGAGCTCGTTTATCTCGTCTGTGTGACTTTTTTTATCCACCAGGTGTTTCTGTAGGTGAACACCTGCCGTGTGTGGGGAGGGCACAGCGAGGTAGTACAACTACAGTTTGAAGATAAAAAGTGAAGAGTCACTTTATGACTGATTATTGATTTTGCTGATAGGTAGTCGTGCGTTCTTTCATTTATATTGAGCTGTAAATCTGCATTACTGCTGCCATAATGAGACTGTTGTGTTCAAATAAAGGAGGGAACATTTAACTCACAGGAAACTTTAagcttttacatttattttgaacTGAACTTAGAAAAGTTGGAAGTTTAACTGAAGGTTGTTGGATTTCTGAATGTTATTAAACCATAATCACACACAAAGCCTCCTCTATGaagtctaataataataataaatattaaaatacagaaagaaGATGTCATACATACAGGTGTTTTGTAGCTGCTGTTGTTCATAATTCAAGAACAGGCTCAGCCAATCGATGCACTCGTTCTCCAGGTATCCCTTGGTGTACTCTTTCAGCACCTGGACGCCGTCCCACTTCCTCTTGGTGGGTTCTGCCTCCGGAATCAGAGCGACCCAGACTCCATTTTTATCATTGAAGGACAGGAAGTCGTCTCCATCGTAGGCGTACATGTCCATGCCTCGGACAAACCCGAGCGTGCCGTCAGACTGTGTCTCACCCTCACAGCCGTGCATCCACTGAAGAACATggaggtctgacagcaggaggttgAAATAAAGGAAgaacaaacaaaggaaacaggGATGAAGATTCAGAGGAGACAAGATGAGGAAGCAGGAACAACTTGTTCCTGACCAGAGGAACCTGATCTCAAATGGAAgcatttttcaataaaaatgttattttgttgatGTCATGCAGGTCCTTCAGATTTCAAGGATGAATTTAGATTAACCCTGGCAAACTCTGATGTAAACAATCCTAATTAAAGAAAGTTAACCCAACTCCTGGACTGCTGCAGTCCTTCTAACAGAAGACTTAGCCCAGACTTTTATACCCAGTATTCCAGTATATATATTCCAcagtaagtgtgacaaataacACACTAACATCAGCGTTAGTAAAGACTTGTGCAGCTCTGATGTTGCTGAATGTGGAAATTAGAAACAGCACTCGATCATCTCAGGATGGACTAACACTGAGTTTACTCTCGGTCCGTGGGGACAGTTACAGACGGTGAACATCTCGTGAAAACTATTTCCTCCTTCTTTGTTTTTAGATGTCAGGTCTGTGCAGCAGGGTTAAAGCTCTAGAATCGATCAAATATATTTTCTATCtatcaaaaataaaagctaaCCGATCATCTGAAATGTGCGTCACTctttactttcacttttaaGCCTCCTGCAGGATGGTCACTCACCGCCGTTCACGCTCAGTCCTGTCCCCGAGAGGACCAGAACCACCATGAGGAACATTCTGTTCTCCTTTAGAACCAGTTTTATCCTCCTGCTGGAGCGGGGTTCTCTCCGTGTCTGCCTGAGACCCGCAGCTGCTCGCC from Pelmatolapia mariae isolate MD_Pm_ZW linkage group LG22, Pm_UMD_F_2, whole genome shotgun sequence harbors:
- the LOC134619811 gene encoding H-2 class I histocompatibility antigen, Q10 alpha chain-like; translated protein: MFLMVVLVLSGTGLSVNGDLHVLQWMHGCEGETQSDGTLGFVRGMDMYAYDGDDFLSFNDKNGVWVALIPEAEPTKRKWDGVQVLKEYTKGYLENECIDWLSLFLNYEQQQLQNTSPPEVSLYAKTSRVDANLILTCLATGFYPAELTVRIRRNGRVLTADDGLTSSGVLPNHDETFQRRDHVEVLRSDLSAFSCEVIHEASTVRVTRVWDSQSSSASASDSASDSASDSGVSSDDSDSRGPGSGRLLLEPVQLMF